The Bradyrhizobium sp. B097 genome contains the following window.
CATCCGACCAGCTCAACGACCTCGACCGGGCCCTGCAGCAGGAGCAGCCGGCGGAACAGCCGCAACCGATTCAACCGCAGACCGCCCAGCAGGAGGCGCCCCCGACGCAGCCGCCGCCGGTCGCCGTAGCGGCACCCAAGCCGGCTCCGGTTCTGGCGAGCAGCGACAGCGCGAGCTTGGACCAGACCTCGCTGATCGGGAAGATCTTCATCGGCTTCGGCGCCCTGCTCACGGTGGCCTCCGCCGCGCGCATGTTCATGGCCTAAGCCGAGGTCCTCGCGGCTTGCGGCGCAGGTGCGCCGCACCGCGGCCCAAAGCCTCGCTTCAGCCACTTGAAGCGCATCCCGCCAGCGGGCACATTGCCCGGCAAATCAGGCACGGGGTTTGCGTCATGGCTACGTTCGAATTCATCATCGTCGAAAGCAAGGGACCGGTCGGCGTCATCACGCTGAACCGGCCCAAAATGCTGAATGCGCTGTCGTTCGGCGTGTTCCGCGAGATCGCCGCGGCGGTGGACGATCTCGAGACCGACGACAAGATCGGCTGCATCCTGATCACCGGCAGCGAGAAGGCCTTCGCGGCCGGCGCCGACATCAAGGAGATGCAGCCAAAGGGCTTCATCGACATGTTCAACAGCGACTTCACCGCCATCGGCGGCGACCGCGTTGCCCGTTGCCGCAAGCCGACCATTGCCGCGGTCGCGGGCTATGCGCTCGGCGGCGGCTGCGAGCTCGCGATGATGTGCGACATCATCATCGCCGCCGACACCGCCAAGTTCGGCCAGCCGGAAATCACCCTCGGCACGATTCCCGGCATCGGCGGCACGCAGCGCCTGACCCGCGCGATCGGCAAGTCGAAGGCGATGGATCTCTGCCTCACCGGACGCATGATGGATGCGGCGGAAGCCGAGCGCTCGGGCCTCGTGTCGCGGATCGTTCCGGCCGACAAGCTGCTGGAAGAGGCGCTCGCCGCAGCCGAGAAGATCGCCTCGATGTCGCGTCCGACCGCCGCGATGGCCAAGGAAGCCATCAACCGCGCGTTCGAGACGCCGCTTTCGGAAGGCATGAATGTCGAGCGCAACCTGTTCCACTCGACTTTCGCGCTCGAGGATCGCTCCGAGGGCATGGCCGCCTTCATCGAGAAGCGCAAGCCGGTCAACAAGAACCGCTAGTTCACGCGGCTCCGTTGCAATGCCGCGGTGACGAGCGCGCGATAGGCGCGCTCGGTGAAATGCGTCGGCTTGTCGAGACCGAGCCGCGTCAGGCATTCGCGGTCGGCGGCGTCAGGTGGATGCCGCATCCCTTGCCATAGCAGGCCGGCGAGTTGCAGCGGGGTCTGCTGCGCCTGCTGCAAAATCTGCAGGGCCGGAATCAGCCGTTGCTCGACGTCGGTGAAATCGCTGCCGAACGGGAATGACGGCAGCAGACCTGCGTCACGTGCGGGCTTCAGCGCAGTGCTGATGCGCTCGGGATAATTTTCGCGGTGGGCGGCCGGGATTTCGTGATTGCGCGGCAGCTTGCTGGCATCCTTGGCTTGCCGCATCAACTCGCCCTGGAAGCGCGAGTCCGCCACCTGCAGCATCGCGGCGATCACGTCGGCATCGGACTTCCCCCTGACATCGGCGATGCCGTATTCGGTGACGAAGACATCGCGCAAGTGCCGTGGAATGGTCTCATGACCGTAGGACCAGCGGATGTTGGACTGCGTTTGCCTGCCGGACTGATGGGTCGCCTCCAGCGCCAGCACCGAGCGCGCGCCCTCGAGCGCGAATGCCTGCGCCACGAAATTGTACTGGCCGCCGACGCCGCTCACGACCTGGCCGTTCTCGAGCCCGTCGGAGATCGCAGCGCCCAGCAGCGTCGCCATCATCGCGTTGTTGACGAAGCGCGCATCGACGCGGGCGCGGCGCTTGCCGTCCTCGTCGCCGAAGATCTCGTTGGTGAAGGACACCGGCATCATCTGGATTCGCGCCAGCTGCTCGCCCGTCATCTCGCGGAGCGCCCGATAGAAGGATTGCGGCCCCAGGAAGAATGCGCCGTGCAGGATCACGCCGCCAATGTCGCGCTTGAGAATGCCGGCGTCGATCAGCCCGAGAAACGCCTCGAACAGCATCTCGCTGACGCCATAGAGGCCCTTCTCGAACGGCCCGGTCTCGGCCGCCGCGAGCTGTGCGCTACCGGGCGCAAGGCGCTGCATGATGCCGTGGAATCGGGCGTTGTCGCGGTGACGCACCACAAGCCCCTGCGCCAGCGCATCGCCGACCTGCCCGATCCCGATCTGCAGCGTGCCGCCGTCACGGACCAACCCCGCGGCATGCAATCCGATCGCATATTTGGTGTCGCTGATCGGCTCCGACGGCGGCGCGAACAGCGGGAAATCGGTGTCGGGACTGTCGAGCACCGCATCGAATTCATCCGCCGGCAGATCGCCGGGCCCCGGCATGAACGGCAGTTCGGAATTGACCTGGCCGATCAGCTTGAATGACGCCCGGCCCTGCGCACGGGCGCGCAGCACGTCGAGCGTCGTGTCGGTGTTGCAGCTCAGGCTATAGCGCGGCACGCCGTCGACCACGCGCTTGGCGACGAGCTGGGGAACGACATTCAGTCCGCGCGACAGCAGGTATGACGCCGCGTGGGTGTAATTGGCGGAAATGTAGTGCTGCTGGGCGAACGGCTGATGCAGCCATTGCCCGGCGAGGAAGAAGAACTCGATCACCTTGATGTTGGGCGGAAGCGCGCCGCGATGCAGCGCCTCCGCATAGGCGAGATCCGGATAACCGCCGAACAGGCGATCGATCACGGGACCGATGAAGCGCTGTTCGAGCAGGCTCTTCGGCTTCGGCTTTTCTAGAGTCAACGCCGAGAACAGCGTCAGATTGATCGAGCGGTCGGCGACCGCCCGCGCGTACAGCGCGTTGACGATGTGGTTGGCTTTGCCGAGGCCGAGCGGCAGCCCCACCACAAGTTCGGTTCCGACATCACGAATGATGTACTCCGCGATCGCCTCGGGATCAGAGAAGAATTTCGGCATCTGCGATGAACCCGGGGCAGGCAGGGGATGACCGGCATCGCTGAATCGGCGGCCGGCGGTTCGAACTTATACTTCATATGACAGTTGCGTTCGCCTGTGACGAACCGGCAACAGACAACAACCGAAATGATGTGCAGATGTCGCGTGGCGGTTTGCCTGTGGCGGCGCCGGCCCGTAAACAGGTAGATGTGTCGACGGCATCGGCGAGAGCGGACTGCCGGGGTTTTGGTTTGCGGGATCACATGGTTGGGCGTGCCGCTGATATTGGCGACGTAGCGAGGCGCGTGCTGTTGTCGGGCATCGGCCTTGGCGCGCTGGCCTGCGCGCTGCTGACGGACACCGCGGCCCGCGCCGAGAGCCTGCCCGAAGCGATGGCCAAGGCGTATCAGACCAATCCGCAGCTCAATGCCGAGCGGGCACGTCAGCGCGCCACCGACGAGAACGTGCCGCAAGCGCTGGCCGGTTACCGCCCCCAGATCACCGCCGGCCTCTCGCTCGGCCTCCAGGCCGTGCGCGACCAGCTGCCCGGCAACGTGATCCAGGGCGCGACGCTGAAGCCCTGGCAGATCGGGGTCACCGTGACCCAGACCCTGTTCAACGGCTTCAAGACCGCCAACAGCGTCCGCGTCGCCGAGTTGCAGGTGCAG
Protein-coding sequences here:
- a CDS encoding acetyl-CoA hydrolase/transferase C-terminal domain-containing protein translates to MPKFFSDPEAIAEYIIRDVGTELVVGLPLGLGKANHIVNALYARAVADRSINLTLFSALTLEKPKPKSLLEQRFIGPVIDRLFGGYPDLAYAEALHRGALPPNIKVIEFFFLAGQWLHQPFAQQHYISANYTHAASYLLSRGLNVVPQLVAKRVVDGVPRYSLSCNTDTTLDVLRARAQGRASFKLIGQVNSELPFMPGPGDLPADEFDAVLDSPDTDFPLFAPPSEPISDTKYAIGLHAAGLVRDGGTLQIGIGQVGDALAQGLVVRHRDNARFHGIMQRLAPGSAQLAAAETGPFEKGLYGVSEMLFEAFLGLIDAGILKRDIGGVILHGAFFLGPQSFYRALREMTGEQLARIQMMPVSFTNEIFGDEDGKRRARVDARFVNNAMMATLLGAAISDGLENGQVVSGVGGQYNFVAQAFALEGARSVLALEATHQSGRQTQSNIRWSYGHETIPRHLRDVFVTEYGIADVRGKSDADVIAAMLQVADSRFQGELMRQAKDASKLPRNHEIPAAHRENYPERISTALKPARDAGLLPSFPFGSDFTDVEQRLIPALQILQQAQQTPLQLAGLLWQGMRHPPDAADRECLTRLGLDKPTHFTERAYRALVTAALQRSRVN
- a CDS encoding enoyl-CoA hydratase; this translates as MATFEFIIVESKGPVGVITLNRPKMLNALSFGVFREIAAAVDDLETDDKIGCILITGSEKAFAAGADIKEMQPKGFIDMFNSDFTAIGGDRVARCRKPTIAAVAGYALGGGCELAMMCDIIIAADTAKFGQPEITLGTIPGIGGTQRLTRAIGKSKAMDLCLTGRMMDAAEAERSGLVSRIVPADKLLEEALAAAEKIASMSRPTAAMAKEAINRAFETPLSEGMNVERNLFHSTFALEDRSEGMAAFIEKRKPVNKNR